One Anaeromusa acidaminophila DSM 3853 DNA window includes the following coding sequences:
- a CDS encoding transposase, whose protein sequence is GNRHFWSIGYYVSTVGLNEATIKKYIREQEKADQMMDKISVKELEDPFRGS, encoded by the coding sequence TTGGGAATCGACATTTCTGGTCAATTGGATATTATGTGAGTACAGTTGGCCTTAATGAAGCTACAATAAAAAAGTATATAAGAGAACAAGAGAAAGCAGATCAAATGATGGATAAAATTAGTGTAAAAGAGTTAGAAGACCCCTTCAGGGGTAGCTAG
- a CDS encoding glycosyltransferase family 2 protein, giving the protein MLVTLEELYWLCAGLLLFIGYGLALIAYQKYRLHRRKRQQLTLTRNLLQDFAYYDEEALRPWIRKAKRRAFDLLQDLTQLHQLHKDPRNRFIKALRETNVERRYHQQLRSSFAARRRKAALLLAALPCSNTNHALEEALPKEKDLQTKLYLCAALARLEDVKAIPLMVETLPGAPQWYRTRVNMRLASFGKAFHDYVPQLTQRTEMEIQSLLVDFAAIYPSAALKKYLLQCISSPVKDIAYRATRNLGIFYCHELKTPLFLENPDPVIRNITIQALSAIPTRRTLELLLPLSGQPRHSDQAAVTMSSIVQKKPALLNFILAEFQKDHEETTQSALATVLANRLEYLLMRLTAGPDPMLERTLKRLIQAKKTNAIIGLLRRNHSQEIEVILLDQLRRLLPEAPEVRQELRLYLPAGILEKLGETPLPQEAKRREHVVDYEKVFHLQLLLPFAFLSVPLLYAARYWEQFYAWTPYMHLTQFVLDFNYYIAFYSLAVNGISLALLFFSLLAIRKQADAWKTKKRSFLFRPRMLPGITIIAPAYLEESTIIESTRSLLNLHYPNYELLVVNDGSNDNTLNQLIEHFQLEKIDRFVPQRLKTQPIRGLYASKAIPKLLVVDKANGGKADALNVGINVSGKEFFCGIDADCLLEKDSLLKLASTILDAPAEPIAVGGNIFPVNGCKVDRGELTHIGLPASHLARFQTIEYLRAFMAGRLGWAHINSLLIISGAFGLFNKDRVVEIGGYLTSSERHKKDTVGEDMELVVRLRRYMCEQNLPHSILYAFNANCWTEVPSTLSVLHRQRDRWQRGLIDILFFHRQLLLNPRYGLLGMVALPYFFLFEMFGPFLEVQGYVMVVAAACLGLLNLPLALLLLLSSVLLGVLVSVFSLVIVSRENDYFPGPYMATLLGYAILENFWFRQLANFWRVTGYLNTLRQQTGWGNMKRQGFQQSEKPAEQEGAGKK; this is encoded by the coding sequence ATGCTGGTCACTCTAGAAGAATTATATTGGCTTTGCGCCGGTTTGCTCTTATTCATCGGCTATGGTTTGGCGCTTATCGCCTACCAAAAGTACCGCCTGCACCGACGCAAGCGGCAGCAGTTGACCTTAACCCGCAACCTGCTGCAGGACTTTGCCTACTACGACGAAGAAGCACTGCGGCCTTGGATTCGCAAAGCCAAACGCAGAGCCTTTGATTTGCTGCAGGATCTAACCCAGCTGCACCAGCTGCACAAAGATCCTCGCAATCGATTCATCAAAGCCCTGCGGGAAACAAATGTTGAACGCCGCTATCACCAACAATTACGGTCCTCCTTCGCGGCACGCCGCCGCAAAGCCGCCCTCCTCTTAGCCGCGCTGCCCTGTTCCAATACCAACCACGCCTTAGAAGAAGCCTTACCAAAAGAGAAGGACCTACAAACCAAACTATACCTATGCGCGGCTTTAGCCCGCCTTGAAGACGTCAAGGCCATCCCGCTTATGGTAGAAACACTGCCCGGAGCGCCGCAATGGTACCGAACTCGCGTCAACATGCGTCTAGCTTCGTTCGGCAAGGCCTTTCACGATTACGTACCGCAGCTAACACAGCGGACGGAAATGGAAATTCAGAGCCTGCTAGTGGATTTTGCCGCCATCTATCCTTCGGCTGCCTTGAAGAAATATCTGCTTCAGTGCATTTCTTCTCCTGTCAAAGACATTGCTTACCGCGCTACGCGCAATTTGGGGATTTTTTACTGCCACGAGCTGAAAACCCCGCTATTTCTGGAAAATCCAGATCCAGTCATACGCAACATCACCATTCAGGCCTTGAGCGCCATTCCTACACGGCGTACTTTAGAGCTGTTGCTGCCTCTTTCTGGGCAACCGCGGCACAGCGACCAGGCCGCGGTAACCATGTCTTCGATTGTCCAAAAAAAGCCGGCTTTATTGAATTTTATTCTTGCAGAATTCCAAAAAGACCATGAGGAAACTACGCAAAGCGCCTTGGCAACCGTCTTGGCGAACCGCCTCGAATATCTGCTGATGCGCTTGACCGCCGGACCGGATCCAATGCTGGAGCGCACCTTGAAACGTCTTATTCAGGCCAAGAAAACCAATGCCATCATCGGCCTTTTGCGGCGCAACCATTCCCAGGAAATTGAGGTTATTCTGCTAGACCAGTTGCGCCGTCTCCTGCCGGAGGCGCCTGAGGTGCGCCAAGAGCTCCGTCTGTACCTACCGGCAGGCATTTTGGAGAAGCTCGGCGAGACGCCTCTGCCGCAAGAAGCAAAACGCCGCGAGCATGTGGTCGATTACGAAAAAGTTTTTCACCTGCAGTTGCTTCTGCCCTTTGCCTTTTTGTCAGTGCCTCTGCTGTATGCAGCACGTTATTGGGAGCAGTTTTACGCCTGGACGCCCTACATGCATCTGACCCAATTTGTCCTGGACTTCAACTACTATATTGCTTTTTATTCCCTTGCGGTCAACGGAATTTCTTTGGCGCTTCTGTTTTTTTCTCTTTTAGCCATCCGCAAACAAGCTGACGCATGGAAGACAAAGAAACGTAGCTTCCTCTTCCGCCCCCGTATGCTGCCTGGCATTACCATCATCGCCCCGGCCTACCTGGAAGAGAGCACCATCATTGAAAGCACCCGATCTCTTTTGAACCTGCATTATCCCAACTACGAACTGCTCGTAGTCAATGACGGCTCCAACGACAACACCCTTAATCAGCTGATTGAACACTTTCAGCTGGAAAAAATCGACCGTTTTGTGCCGCAGCGTCTCAAAACTCAGCCTATCCGAGGGCTCTACGCCTCGAAGGCCATCCCCAAGCTGCTGGTTGTGGACAAGGCCAACGGCGGCAAGGCCGATGCCCTCAACGTGGGCATCAACGTCTCGGGGAAGGAGTTTTTCTGCGGCATTGACGCCGACTGCCTGCTGGAAAAAGACTCTCTTCTCAAGCTGGCTTCCACTATCTTGGACGCACCGGCGGAACCGATCGCCGTGGGCGGCAATATCTTTCCGGTTAATGGCTGCAAGGTTGATCGCGGCGAGCTGACTCATATCGGACTTCCTGCCAGCCACCTGGCGCGCTTCCAAACCATCGAATACTTGCGGGCCTTTATGGCCGGCCGTCTCGGTTGGGCGCATATCAACTCCTTGTTGATTATTTCCGGCGCTTTCGGCCTTTTCAACAAAGACCGCGTGGTCGAAATCGGCGGCTACCTTACCAGCAGCGAGCGCCACAAAAAAGACACCGTCGGCGAAGACATGGAACTAGTCGTGCGCCTGCGGCGTTACATGTGCGAACAAAACTTGCCACACAGCATTCTCTACGCCTTCAACGCCAACTGCTGGACTGAAGTCCCCTCTACACTGTCTGTCCTGCACCGCCAGCGAGATCGCTGGCAGCGCGGCCTCATTGACATTCTTTTCTTCCACCGCCAGTTGCTGCTCAACCCCCGTTATGGCCTTTTGGGGATGGTGGCCTTACCGTATTTCTTCCTTTTCGAAATGTTCGGTCCATTTTTAGAAGTGCAAGGCTACGTCATGGTTGTCGCTGCCGCTTGCCTTGGTTTGCTCAACCTGCCGCTTGCTTTGCTGCTGCTGCTAAGCAGCGTCCTTTTAGGAGTACTTGTGTCGGTGTTCTCTCTTGTCATTGTCTCCCGGGAAAATGATTATTTCCCCGGCCCCTACATGGCTACCTTGCTGGGCTACGCCATTTTGGAAAACTTCTGGTTCCGGCAATTGGCCAATTTTTGGCGCGTCACAGGCTACTTGAATACCCTGCGCCAGCAAACAGGCTGGGGCAACATGAAGCGCCAAGGCTTTCAGCAAAGCGAAAAGCCTGCGGAGCAGGAGGGCGCGGGGAAAAAGTAA
- a CDS encoding response regulator: protein MSKDSQKPISLDNGVYWVGAAANQMPLNCNPYLIVAQEEAVLIDPGSPLDFPQVWNKVTQLIPIEKLRYIVLQHQDPDFCASVPLWEQYCFQGQLVAHWRAIPIIKCYGVRSEFYNISQQEHRLVFGQDHLLQFYPTPYLHSPCAFATYDPQSRTLFSSDLFGVLTEEAPLFADEWDGLNYLEAMKAFHEHYMPSSDILGSAMEVFSQLDLERIAPQHGSVIRRDLPVYIETLRHLACGSLLTPQAKKLRPQDSYTPLLNQVLQRLTGLLSRRKIHVLFAGTSFPLLTDCLQLPDDFPGTEENWHAFFATLYQRRGLDLLLQLEPLVRQLTNTYTAATPQIYDTVLFSLEKETQRLHQENLALLEKNLRIQEHVQHAASHLLQCPLTKLNNEKVFLEYLEEQCKQARYQAPSGALLLIGADNLAQVNLRHGSRAGDELLRGLALFLKEHLQAGSHLFKVDGPVFACYLEGAAKENALAYAEELRYLVEQSTHFIEATTVSIGVIASSDLTERQCEETELCMQAFYQTAKGYLANARQQGRNRVFTDTGIPVSVSLGQILLVDTDELHLEVLCSLLQAEGFSILTAANGEEALAAVEKHQPELIISEVLLPKVDGFALRERLRQNSSSQAIPFFFLSHLKDHEGIQRALALEVEHYLQKPYILPELIGLVLLKFRQKRALQF, encoded by the coding sequence ATGTCTAAGGACAGCCAAAAGCCAATCTCTCTTGATAACGGCGTTTACTGGGTGGGCGCTGCCGCCAACCAGATGCCACTGAACTGCAACCCTTATTTAATCGTTGCTCAAGAAGAAGCCGTACTCATCGATCCTGGATCTCCCCTCGACTTTCCGCAGGTCTGGAACAAGGTAACACAGCTCATTCCCATCGAGAAGTTGCGCTATATTGTGCTGCAGCATCAGGATCCCGATTTTTGCGCCAGCGTCCCTCTTTGGGAGCAGTATTGCTTTCAAGGCCAGCTTGTAGCGCACTGGCGCGCCATTCCCATTATCAAGTGCTATGGCGTCCGTTCTGAGTTTTATAATATCAGCCAGCAGGAGCACCGCCTCGTTTTTGGGCAGGATCATTTGCTACAGTTTTATCCCACGCCCTATTTGCATTCGCCTTGCGCCTTTGCCACTTATGATCCGCAAAGCCGCACCTTGTTTTCCAGCGATCTCTTTGGTGTCCTGACAGAAGAAGCTCCTTTATTCGCAGACGAATGGGACGGTCTCAATTACCTGGAAGCCATGAAAGCCTTTCATGAGCATTATATGCCTTCCTCCGACATCCTGGGCTCTGCAATGGAAGTATTTTCCCAGCTGGATTTAGAGCGAATCGCTCCGCAGCACGGTTCTGTCATCCGCCGGGATTTACCGGTATATATAGAGACACTGCGCCACTTGGCCTGCGGTTCTCTGTTGACGCCGCAGGCCAAAAAACTGCGCCCCCAGGACAGCTACACCCCCTTGCTCAATCAAGTACTGCAGCGTCTTACGGGCCTGCTTTCGCGCCGGAAAATCCATGTCCTCTTTGCTGGCACTTCCTTCCCGCTGCTGACCGACTGCCTGCAGCTTCCAGATGATTTTCCCGGCACCGAAGAAAATTGGCATGCCTTCTTTGCTACGCTGTATCAACGCCGCGGCCTGGATTTACTGCTGCAATTAGAACCCCTAGTGCGTCAGCTCACCAATACCTATACCGCCGCCACGCCGCAAATCTATGACACCGTATTATTTTCTCTGGAAAAAGAAACTCAACGTCTGCATCAGGAAAATCTGGCGCTGCTGGAAAAAAATCTGCGCATTCAAGAACATGTCCAGCATGCGGCCAGCCACCTGCTCCAGTGTCCCCTCACCAAACTCAACAATGAAAAGGTGTTTTTAGAATACCTAGAAGAGCAATGCAAACAGGCGCGGTATCAAGCGCCTTCAGGAGCGCTGCTGCTCATCGGCGCAGACAATCTGGCGCAAGTCAATCTCCGGCACGGCAGCCGAGCTGGCGACGAGCTGCTGCGCGGCCTGGCGCTGTTTCTCAAAGAACACTTGCAAGCAGGCAGCCATTTATTCAAAGTTGATGGACCGGTTTTTGCCTGCTATCTGGAAGGCGCCGCCAAAGAAAACGCCCTGGCCTACGCCGAAGAACTGCGCTATCTGGTCGAACAGTCTACACATTTCATCGAAGCCACCACTGTTTCCATCGGCGTCATTGCTTCGTCTGATCTGACCGAGCGTCAGTGCGAGGAAACCGAACTTTGCATGCAAGCTTTCTATCAAACAGCCAAGGGATATCTCGCTAACGCCCGGCAACAGGGCAGAAACCGCGTCTTTACGGATACCGGCATTCCTGTTTCCGTTTCTTTGGGACAAATCTTGTTGGTTGACACCGACGAATTGCACCTAGAAGTACTGTGCAGCCTGCTGCAGGCGGAAGGCTTCAGCATTCTCACTGCGGCTAATGGCGAAGAAGCCCTCGCCGCAGTGGAAAAACACCAACCGGAGCTGATTATCTCCGAGGTGCTGCTGCCCAAAGTCGACGGCTTCGCCCTGCGAGAACGGCTGCGGCAAAATTCGTCTTCTCAAGCCATCCCATTTTTCTTCCTGTCCCACCTTAAAGACCACGAAGGCATTCAGCGCGCCTTGGCCTTGGAAGTAGAGCATTACCTGCAAAAACCGTATATTCTGCCAGAGCTTATCGGTCTGGTGCTGCTGAAGTTCCGGCAAAAAAGAGCCTTACAGTTCTAA
- a CDS encoding response regulator has translation MSKQEKLKVLFVDDEANVLSAIRRAVQDEEYEALFAKSGKEALALLETENIAVLVTDMRMPEMDGLQLLKLAKEQFPATVRMVLSGYTQLSQVLATVNHADVFSFITKPWDDDFSRFIYRALEYYQLKKMEANMKETLESRNNAYKKVLDRMEGKMKEQELRLGRILALSVQTEKARQAGAEEAMLQAAVRWIHGYASGLTPEGFSLHEEAEHLKEWLVEYAGSEERVLENYEALGNVRGLRFLPGLLLKTFLNGEQTLLQGQVSLRWEGEKKIILELLLITPLASESQRQLERFFKEHLRDSEIWFEEAELADRRVLKIGQPFSLL, from the coding sequence ATGTCGAAGCAAGAAAAGCTGAAAGTGCTGTTTGTGGATGATGAAGCAAATGTACTTAGCGCGATTCGCCGGGCGGTGCAGGACGAGGAATATGAGGCGCTTTTTGCTAAAAGCGGCAAAGAAGCCTTGGCGTTGTTGGAAACTGAGAACATTGCCGTTCTGGTTACCGATATGCGCATGCCGGAAATGGACGGATTACAGCTTTTAAAGCTGGCGAAAGAGCAGTTTCCCGCTACGGTGCGCATGGTTTTATCGGGGTATACCCAATTAAGCCAGGTTTTAGCGACGGTGAATCATGCCGATGTGTTTAGCTTTATTACCAAACCATGGGATGATGATTTTTCGCGCTTTATTTACCGGGCCTTGGAATATTATCAACTGAAAAAAATGGAAGCAAACATGAAAGAGACCTTGGAGTCTCGTAATAACGCCTATAAAAAAGTGTTAGACCGTATGGAAGGCAAGATGAAAGAGCAGGAGCTTCGCTTAGGGCGTATTTTGGCGTTAAGCGTGCAAACGGAAAAAGCCCGCCAGGCTGGCGCGGAGGAAGCAATGCTGCAGGCGGCGGTCCGTTGGATTCATGGGTATGCTTCTGGACTCACGCCGGAAGGATTTTCTTTGCACGAAGAAGCCGAACACCTCAAAGAGTGGTTAGTGGAGTATGCAGGCTCGGAAGAGAGAGTTCTGGAAAACTACGAAGCCCTGGGAAACGTACGAGGCTTACGTTTTTTGCCTGGATTACTGTTAAAAACGTTCCTTAATGGGGAGCAGACGCTCTTGCAGGGGCAAGTATCGCTGCGCTGGGAAGGCGAGAAAAAAATTATTCTTGAATTGCTGTTGATTACCCCCTTGGCGAGCGAAAGCCAACGGCAACTGGAAAGGTTTTTTAAAGAGCATCTGCGTGATAGCGAGATTTGGTTTGAAGAAGCGGAACTGGCGGACCGACGAGTGCTGAAGATAGGGCAGCCATTTTCGTTGCTTTAA
- a CDS encoding HDOD domain-containing protein codes for MKASILFVDDEKPILRSLRRVFQDTEYELFFVESGDAALRFLQLQRVDLVISDMRMPGMDGHQLLRRIKELYPQTMRLILSGFAEKNRVFTSLLDGSAQMYLLKPWDNEALLSLVDKVLLLQNTLRDKKLLTQIEFLGQLPTLPETYEKLCRFIEEEADVKEMAVLVESDPVIAGKLLQVANAAFYGAKIGSVQQAISYLGLNVLRDLVLASGLFAAPSVGLAERKVLDLFWSHSVQVNRFVHRLYQAVYKKNILEEFASVGLLHDLGVVALLKGFGETFLPWPWYKEQLLAGGLSALMTAEREKFGVAHNELGGYLLHWWQLPYALVEAALYHHEPLAGHVVHKELLCLVHIANSFSWGQLLKKELYCVDESIWRFVGLQPGTVTKLLAEPETK; via the coding sequence TTGAAAGCATCCATTCTCTTTGTTGATGATGAGAAACCGATTTTGCGTTCATTACGGAGAGTTTTTCAAGATACGGAGTACGAATTATTCTTTGTGGAAAGCGGCGATGCCGCCTTGCGCTTTTTGCAGTTGCAGCGAGTGGATCTGGTAATCAGCGATATGCGCATGCCGGGAATGGACGGGCATCAACTATTGCGGCGCATAAAAGAACTGTATCCGCAAACCATGCGCCTCATTCTTAGCGGCTTTGCGGAGAAAAACAGGGTGTTTACTTCGCTCCTGGATGGGTCGGCACAGATGTATTTGCTTAAGCCTTGGGACAATGAAGCTTTGTTGAGTTTGGTCGATAAAGTGCTGCTCCTGCAGAACACCTTGCGGGATAAAAAGCTGTTGACGCAAATTGAGTTTTTGGGGCAATTGCCTACGTTGCCGGAAACCTATGAAAAGCTATGCCGTTTTATCGAGGAAGAAGCGGACGTAAAAGAGATGGCGGTGCTGGTCGAGTCGGACCCGGTGATTGCCGGCAAACTACTGCAAGTAGCGAACGCCGCTTTTTATGGGGCTAAAATTGGTTCGGTACAGCAGGCTATTTCCTACTTGGGCCTAAATGTTTTGCGGGATTTGGTCTTGGCGAGCGGGCTTTTTGCCGCGCCTTCCGTGGGGCTGGCGGAGCGGAAGGTGCTGGACTTATTTTGGAGTCATTCCGTACAGGTGAACCGCTTTGTGCATCGCTTATACCAAGCCGTCTATAAAAAAAATATTTTGGAAGAATTTGCTTCCGTAGGACTGCTCCATGACTTAGGGGTCGTCGCCTTGCTAAAAGGATTTGGCGAAACCTTTTTGCCGTGGCCTTGGTATAAAGAGCAGCTTTTAGCTGGCGGGCTAAGCGCCTTGATGACGGCAGAACGAGAAAAATTCGGCGTTGCTCACAACGAGCTGGGCGGGTATTTGCTGCATTGGTGGCAGCTTCCTTATGCGTTGGTAGAAGCGGCGCTTTATCACCATGAGCCGTTAGCCGGGCATGTGGTGCATAAGGAACTGTTGTGCCTGGTTCATATTGCCAACAGCTTTTCCTGGGGGCAACTGCTGAAAAAAGAACTTTATTGCGTAGACGAATCGATTTGGCGTTTTGTCGGTCTCCAGCCGGGAACGGTGACGAAACTGCTGGCGGAACCGGAAACGAAATGA
- a CDS encoding response regulator translates to MDDKNQPWNILVVDDDRFSRAILINALEKDGYVCREAKDGVEALEMYQAQTPDLILMDVEMPRMGGVEACRRIRELEDSSHVMILFITGHDESSDTIEQAFAAGGDDYLLKPVNLVVMRQRLGRMLEHSALMRRILFQNDMLLQMRQISFDFLQERDVQATLGRVLQQSLRLTSSALGAVYLLNEKENCMHLAVQEGISLEPIAVCIAKGRHMVGRAWEKAEPFFVNEYSTWEDRLQGSAWSDLCHMAALPLTRGGIVFGVMVLGRRREQGEFTEARKNVLIQLADLLALVVDNARIMEALEEEVKRRECAQREVEETNGELSLALTTLQQAQSKMVQQEKLAGVGQLAAGVAHEINNPLGFVSSNFSMLQRYVERLCELIEAYKNALEQAEVEEAAQAVVAGMREKEKSAKLELMLEDLPELFEETKDGIERIGKIVKALRAFSRVDSLDQFGEYDLNSGLDTTLIVARNEIKYVAKIEKKLASLPMIQAIGSQINQVLLNLLVNAAQAIQAEGREGQGTIRIQTSQEEDWVRCSIYNDGPPIPEDIRDRLFEPFFTTKPVGKGTGLGLSISYEIVVQKHHGEIFFTSDESGTEFVLRLPVMQPDVTIAAIL, encoded by the coding sequence ATGGACGATAAAAATCAACCATGGAATATTTTAGTGGTTGACGATGATCGTTTTTCCCGGGCCATCTTGATAAATGCCTTAGAAAAAGACGGCTATGTCTGTCGGGAAGCAAAAGACGGCGTAGAAGCGCTGGAGATGTATCAAGCGCAAACGCCGGACCTGATTCTGATGGATGTAGAGATGCCTCGCATGGGCGGCGTGGAAGCCTGCAGGCGTATCCGGGAGCTGGAAGACTCCTCTCATGTGATGATCTTATTTATTACGGGCCATGATGAATCCAGCGATACCATCGAGCAGGCTTTTGCCGCCGGCGGTGACGATTATCTCCTTAAACCGGTCAATTTAGTCGTAATGCGCCAGCGCTTGGGACGCATGCTGGAGCATTCCGCCTTGATGCGGCGCATTCTTTTCCAAAATGACATGTTGCTGCAAATGCGCCAGATTAGCTTCGATTTTCTGCAGGAACGCGATGTCCAGGCAACTTTGGGGCGCGTGCTGCAGCAATCGTTGCGGCTGACGTCGTCGGCGCTAGGCGCGGTGTACTTGTTGAATGAAAAAGAAAACTGCATGCACTTGGCGGTGCAGGAAGGGATTTCCTTGGAGCCGATTGCTGTCTGTATTGCCAAAGGGCGGCATATGGTGGGACGCGCATGGGAAAAGGCGGAACCTTTTTTTGTTAATGAATATTCGACCTGGGAAGATCGCTTGCAGGGATCTGCTTGGAGTGATTTATGCCACATGGCGGCGCTGCCGCTGACGAGGGGCGGCATTGTTTTTGGCGTGATGGTGCTGGGTCGGCGGCGCGAACAAGGGGAGTTTACGGAGGCGCGCAAAAATGTGCTAATCCAATTGGCCGATTTATTGGCGCTAGTGGTAGATAACGCCCGCATCATGGAAGCCTTAGAAGAAGAAGTAAAACGAAGAGAATGCGCCCAACGGGAAGTGGAGGAAACTAATGGGGAGCTTTCGCTGGCGCTGACCACGCTGCAACAGGCGCAGAGTAAAATGGTGCAGCAGGAGAAATTGGCTGGCGTAGGCCAACTGGCAGCCGGCGTGGCCCACGAGATAAACAACCCCCTAGGTTTTGTAAGCAGTAATTTTTCGATGCTGCAACGCTATGTGGAACGCTTGTGCGAGCTGATCGAGGCGTACAAAAACGCGCTGGAGCAGGCGGAAGTCGAAGAAGCAGCCCAAGCGGTTGTGGCAGGCATGCGGGAAAAGGAAAAAAGCGCCAAATTGGAGCTGATGTTGGAAGATTTACCGGAACTTTTTGAGGAGACGAAGGACGGTATTGAACGTATCGGCAAAATTGTCAAGGCGTTGCGCGCTTTTTCGCGCGTGGATTCTTTAGATCAGTTCGGGGAATATGACTTGAACAGCGGCCTGGATACCACGTTGATTGTGGCGCGTAACGAGATAAAATATGTTGCTAAGATTGAGAAAAAGCTGGCGTCCTTGCCGATGATTCAAGCGATAGGCAGTCAAATTAACCAAGTACTGCTAAATCTCTTGGTGAATGCCGCACAGGCGATACAAGCGGAAGGAAGGGAGGGGCAAGGAACCATCCGCATTCAGACGTCTCAAGAAGAGGACTGGGTGCGCTGCTCCATCTACAATGACGGACCGCCTATTCCGGAAGACATTCGAGATCGTTTGTTTGAGCCTTTCTTTACGACGAAGCCGGTTGGGAAGGGTACCGGGCTGGGCTTAAGCATTTCTTATGAAATTGTCGTACAAAAGCATCATGGAGAAATCTTTTTTACCAGTGATGAAAGCGGTACGGAATTTGTGCTGCGCTTGCCGGTTATGCAGCCTGATGTTACTATCGCGGCGATTCTCTAG
- a CDS encoding RNA polymerase sigma factor has protein sequence MKNIEELVREAQEGKKAAFEELCRRFTGLVRSRARQSFARSVREDMEGAAWLAFAKAVREYRAGSGHFEGYAAQCVAYAVWNAFQKECKCWQRQAGSLDAEGFPEAAGMENVEETVEKKLLEEKLRQTVKRLSSRQRQVVQERLRGRSVQEIAKQMGVSHQAVSRLLSRAAEAVRCAWKVKK, from the coding sequence ATGAAAAACATAGAAGAACTAGTAAGGGAGGCTCAAGAAGGCAAGAAAGCCGCGTTCGAGGAATTGTGCCGCCGTTTTACGGGGCTGGTTCGTTCGCGGGCAAGACAAAGCTTTGCCCGCAGCGTCCGCGAAGATATGGAAGGTGCGGCCTGGCTGGCTTTTGCCAAAGCTGTTAGAGAGTACCGTGCCGGCAGCGGCCATTTTGAAGGCTATGCGGCGCAGTGTGTTGCCTATGCCGTTTGGAACGCCTTTCAAAAAGAATGTAAATGTTGGCAGCGGCAGGCGGGAAGCCTAGATGCCGAGGGCTTTCCCGAAGCGGCAGGGATGGAAAATGTAGAAGAAACGGTGGAGAAAAAACTGCTGGAAGAAAAGCTGCGGCAAACCGTGAAGCGGTTATCCTCCAGGCAGCGGCAAGTTGTGCAGGAACGGCTGAGGGGGAGGTCGGTGCAAGAAATTGCCAAGCAGATGGGGGTAAGCCATCAAGCGGTCTCGCGGCTGCTGTCCAGAGCGGCGGAAGCGGTGCGCTGCGCCTGGAAAGTAAAAAAATAA
- a CDS encoding DUF1659 domain-containing protein, which yields MAVSKAVESSKMVLRVQTGLDAAGKAVYKNVSLSGLNPAAADADVYDAATALGGLQKDTVASVLRVDQGHLTNA from the coding sequence ATGGCAGTAAGCAAAGCAGTGGAATCCAGCAAAATGGTGCTGCGGGTGCAAACCGGTCTTGACGCCGCCGGTAAGGCGGTATACAAGAATGTATCCTTGAGCGGTTTGAATCCTGCCGCCGCCGATGCAGACGTCTACGACGCCGCAACCGCGCTGGGCGGACTCCAAAAAGACACCGTGGCCTCGGTGCTGCGCGTCGACCAGGGACACCTGACTAACGCGTAA
- a CDS encoding DUF2922 domain-containing protein, which produces MTKRLEMIFRDEAGKEATLSLVNPKDDLTKAGVMAVMQTVATKRLFQNKNGALVTPVSCQVHTQDTQALA; this is translated from the coding sequence ATGACGAAACGTCTGGAAATGATCTTTCGGGACGAAGCCGGTAAAGAAGCGACTCTTTCCTTGGTCAACCCCAAAGACGATCTGACTAAGGCTGGCGTAATGGCGGTCATGCAGACCGTTGCCACCAAGCGCTTGTTCCAAAACAAGAACGGCGCTTTGGTAACGCCGGTGTCCTGCCAGGTTCATACGCAGGATACGCAGGCTTTGGCCTAA